The nucleotide sequence TAAGGTGGCCTTTTTTGCAACTTGCAAGATGGatgaataaatttgatttttgcaggTGCGAATTTGAATATTTGGGGAGAAAATCGAAATTATTGCTGTGGTGGGCGAAAGGAAAAGTCGCATTTGGATTTAAAATGGTTGaaatatcgaagaaaaaaaacaggatatTTGCaagattgagaaatttgaaaatcggtgaaagaaattgaaaacctctctcaaaaatcacgaattaCCTATACatgtttttatttcacatttgttggtaaaaatatatttctacatattaaaaattgataatttccgTACAGAAAGATTCCTAATACATAATTaccttttcatgaaaatatttccccaggTCTTTCAAACAGTGTTGTTCCTCATTTACAGAGCCCCAAAAATCGTActgaatcaaaaatataaaaaagtttaGTACAAAAAAGAGAgtcaataacatttttttgtcagaatgcGTTCAAAAATGCTTACTTAGGGCGCCGATGTAATTTTAATCTCCTCCTATGGagccttcaaaattgaaataaaatcttttttgaaaaaatgggaaagTCGATGGCTGTTcttgatgaagaattttctgtttCTGTGTCAGAATATATTCAAATAACCCTCATCCCGAGAAAAAACCTCCCTTATACTCTtgctacaaaattttggggTGTATAACGGTCCTGCAAGTCCTGCAGTTGTCCTGCTgcttttcatcacttttcatcaaaaagtcctgtttttttttcaatcagacttcaaattttcaattcatttctgctttttctgaaattttgaaaaaaaattcgtaaactcCTCCCTGCTTTCAATGAAACCTTTTCtattttacttctcaaaatacgcatttttgaaagcttttggcctcgcttcactcgagttcatttttgttgtttttttttcaagtaccattcaaattttaaaattttgaaacaaaataatgaacttctGATTCTGTACTCTAAAAAACATCGTTATTATACGTAACTCTCGAATTGccgattttcgagagcttttgcccttgcttcgccaGGGTCAGTTTGTTtctcatttacaaaaaaaaaatccagatttgaagaaaaaatggaaatatttatGCGTTGTATGAATATTAAGCAAAATTATACTTATCAAATggtaaaattgtttattttatctttttgtatgttcgtcgttttttttcgaaaaattggaatatttttttccaaatttcgttcaaattttccattgattttttttttacatttttacgttacctatgttgaaaaaagtgctttattcgcccaatttgaTTACATTTGCAAGAACCATGAGAgtgtaaataaaatcaaaaattgaaaatcttgagatgtttgaagatattagaaaagcgaaaaatttgaatataaaatttgcCTTCCCCCTCttaaaaatcccaagtgtttgGAAAATATCCTGCAGAAAGTCcagcttttttattttaaaattttattagacaccctgaaatttgaaaaataattttcatttcatcaacgAATTGTTTTTTGAAGAGCGTTTCTgacttggaaattgaaaattactaggtTTTTTTACCACCGGGGAAGGGGCGGGAAGGCTGCTTACAAAAGAACCAACATTTGGTACTTAATGAAAACGGGTAAGAggttttttaaagtgaaatttgagaaaatatataaaattttttgaagaattttcaccAACTTCTCTTTCATTTCAActgattattttgatttttttttcaaatttggagggGTTTGTGAGGGTGAGCCGAcattgttgggggggggggggtcgagagagtgttttttcatttttttaaaatgaggttCTTCACTTGAATTAATAATGCataatcaaaactttttataaaaaactctcttattgcattttttttgtttcaactttggAGAAGCTCTTTGtcattttcgagaattttttttcataaaaatcaacaattttagGATACgagagcaaaaaaaatgcaaacaatttTCACGTGTACGTATGTATAAATAAAGATCGCCCGATCTCGTTCTGTTTTCCTCCATTGAAAACGGTTCTTTTTATATAGGCAACATTTTCCGACTATAAACACTTAAAAAATGGATTCTTTTGTCAAGTACCCCTTCAAGGTTGTAGATGgtgaaaatgaatcgaaaaaaaaattgataagaatgTTCTAATTTAGTAGTGTTTATCCATGGGTTTTCAAGTTATAAACTATAGGTACTTTAAGCTTTTGTAGCGGAGAAAATTGGTTATTAATGAGTCAAATAATTTcttatttcgaatatttttcaaaaaaaactttcaaactctatcaaattttgtagaaagtCCGATTTTTGATACATTAGTGAAAATGTGATATTACAGAATTGTTTCAATAGTGATGTTCGTGATGActgagccttttttttttttgaaagatgcaTCAGGAAGCAAAAGAAACTCCTTGGAGATTCGATGcaccgtttgaaaaaaatccaacaagttttttcaattttcatttttttcacatttttgaaatggaatttttaaatgtgttttttttttttgaaaatgtcttagtcgaaaaattacaaaatcgtcgaaattttcataaaaattctgtAAACTATTGAAAGGTATTCAAATTATCGAAATGATCGTTGTAAAAATGTTGCAAATGttcgaatattttgagaaatatgTTGAAAGAAGTTTGaataaaagtataggtaatgtatttagaattttataacagctgattttgaaaattctgtgtAGACATGTCCTATTGTCTAATCCTAAtaagtataataaaaatttcataaaaattaatagaGCGACGTAAAACAGtcaaaatatgataaaaaattaaacattgtACAAAACATTGTCTTGAAACGTGACGAAATGGCGTTTGAaagtcattttaaaatgttgctaAAAATTCCCATAAATTGTTCCCAGCTTCACGAAGTATATATCTCTTGATcagatttttcattcgttttcacAATCTTCTCAACAGCTCGAATATTTCGTGTCTTTATCTAGTTGCATACCTAGTGCTTAAAGTTGACGCACTCATCGCTGGAAAATTCCACTAAAGTGCtgtgaaaaattacccatcaaGTCCTTAGTTTTTCTCGTTGCAGTAGAATACTGTTATTAGGAGTCAGCAGGCcgaaatttttatcatattttataggaaatttcatctCCGATGAGATTCGATAAGTGTAATGCCACAATGCGTAAATCAGTCCAACCTTGACTATGATTTTGGCGAAACGAGCtcctaaaataattttacaacgATGTTATTAAAATGTTGAGTACTTAAAACAAATCATAATGTGTACCGGGTGTTCTGTAAATTAATACGGGAATATAAATTGGATTATTGaccacaaaaattgaaaggaaaagtGTCTCTGTCTAGTATTCTTGTCCCTTAAATTTTCATGGTCAGCAAACCAATTTACATCTGTACGTTGTTCTAGTATTCGATACTTGTTTCAAAACACTCACTATTCTTGTGTAAAGGCAGTGTTACCTATGCAATATCTTGGCCCTTCTCCGAAAGGCAAATACGTATAATTCTGTCGtttggatttttcttcttccgaAAAACGTTCTGGGCGGAATTCCTGCGGATTATCGAAGTATTTCTCATCCATATGTAGTCCATAATTTGAGAGCACAATCGGCGTAGCAGCAGGTATCACAACTTTGGAATCTGCCACTTTGTAGTTTTTTACCGTTCTTCTGAACAGGACCGCGGCTGATGGATATTTTCTTAGTGTTTctagaaaatgttgaaaattgggaATTCATCATTCAACTGTTTGCAATTATTGAAAGGCTGAAGAAAAcgtggtaaaaaaatgaaaaatgaaaaatgaatgcgAAACATTTGTCTGTGTATACTAACCTTGAATTACCATATCTGTGTAAGTCATTTGTTTCAGACCATCGTATGTCAGTTGGCCATCACTGGCTGAGATAACATCGATTATTTCTTGTCTAACTTTATCCTGAATATGTTGATTTTGTGATAATTCCATAAGTGCGTAGCTCAGGGTCGTCGATGATGTCTCGAATCCAGCCAGGTAAAATATGAAAGCTTGTGCTGCCAGCGATTCATTCGTTATTTCTGTAACAGATAAAATAGTAATTGAAACGACCCGGAGAAAGGGGGGAAGATGAAAGATACAAATTGATTATTCGTTGAATCCTTACTCGAATCAGTTTTAATCTCTCTAGCGcttccattttgattgacaaattGTTGTGAACTTTTCTCCTTTTCTACAGTATTGTCAAGTTTTGGGAAAATGTAGTCATTTTTCAGCGTTATTAGCAAGTCTAAAAGGTCATTTCGTTTGacgttgtttttttctcgataatCGATGGCCTTGTAAACGATGTCGCCGAAAAAATCTTGCGTTTTCAAGtcgaaaaatgttattttcaataatctTTTCAATCGCTGCGGCATCTCGAATTCAAACATTCGAAAAAGCGATCTGAgccttaaaaaattgaacatttttggattattttcaaacaaaattatagtcgaagggtatttttttctgttatacCTATTTACCTGAACTGTAGGAGTTTTTTGCCCATTATGATGAATTCAGCATTTGGATCGTCCAACGAGTTGGTCTGCAGACCGAATGCACAGTTTCCTATCACATCGGTAGTGTACCTGGATGATAACTCCTTGACGTCAAAAAATTTGTCGTATTGTGTTTGGTCAATAACTTCGGAAAGTTTTTCGCCACATGCTTTCACTAAAGGTAACAtcagtttcatttttccagTTGTGAATGCGTTGGTAAGTTTGATTCTGAGGCTTCTCCAATCATCgtctttaaatttaaaataagctttggatagttgaaaaaaaaataactagaaataaatgaaaaatgtaaacttaCTTTGCATAGTGAACAAATGATGGCTCAAAGGTTCCAAGTCCTGATCGATTTTCCAGCCACGGTCGCTGAAGTAGGCGAAATCCTTGATCCATATGTCTTTGATTAGGTCCGGATCTCTGATCAGTATCATTGGTTTggttccaaaaaaaacgccagCGAATCTGTGCGGttctaattttttatacaaatccGCGAAACCTTCAGCCATAGATTTTCGTAATAAAATAACATCAGTCATGTTACCAAACAAGGGAGTTGGTTTGATGTAAGGTATGCCATGTTGCTCGAAAAATGaataggtttttttcaaataccagTACAAATAAAGTACCGACGAAATAAGTAACAAAATTACCGAGttgaagaaaaacatttttaacgCGTGTATTAGGGACCTATTCGAATGCCCAAGGATGATCGTGTGCGAATGTCAACTCATTCGGAACTACATTTACGcgaatggtgtttttttgagGGTAAAATCGGCGTAGttcatttcaatgtttttcttaTCGAAGTTGTTAAAATATTTCGTGTGGATGATAATAAATTCATTCAACtcacgagtaggtacttattcgaGCTTACCTGACATGAGCTGATAGCGAGAAATATCAATCGATCGAACAATTGATGCGAATATGAATGAAATCACGTTTGGCGTAGAAATTCTGAGAGATTGTATGAATTGAAGGATGACCTTTGGTACCCATCACTAGGCTTAGGgtattttcttttgttatttgTTACTTGTGCGAATTCGCGATAACATCTATTTCGTTTTACATTGACTTGAAGAAAtagcattttttgtattttttcaaggttttagTGCTCTTCTCTATTTTTGTAGTATTGCAACGTCGTTGTTGAACGTTGTTTTTTTATCTTGAACGCGGCGcgataattgacaaaaaagtcgtaatttttataaacattttccaagaaatgttggaaaatacaaagaaaattatcaaattggctataaaatcactgaaaataacaaaaatagaTAGGCACCTACGTAAAATACTAAAATAGCCTAAAGGAAACAAAAAGTGAGTGATATGAATTAACATTTAATAAATTGACATTGTGcaaaatggtggaaaaatctgaaaaattgattcgcaaaaaaattgattcaatgcATATgaagtttatttaaaattatgaaaaagttatgCATACTTATgtaaatggttaaaattttggcaacacctatacctacccattgtcaaaattgtgcaaaatattgatgaaaatgacctatataaatcaaaattatgagCCATGAAAAACTTGTGGAATGGACAAATCGTCGCTCCCGTGCagaaacctcgtaagtccaagtaagtttttcaaaaaacttttttttgacttttcttaTAGGAAAAAACACGAGGAATCGAATAGAAGAAACCTCGTAAGTCTTAAAAAATTAGCTAGCACTCTTACCAGGCAATTCATAAACATCAAACGAACAAAACCTCGTATGTCCAAATTTTTCAGGATGAAAACCATgtgaaaacctcgtaagtcggaggacttacgaggtttttgcCATGGACTACCATTGACATACTAGGTTTTTGATACAAGAAAACCTCATATGTCCACATTGCATTAAATAAAATCCAATTATTTGATGTAGAACTAATGTTGAAGTAATGATATGTTTGAAAATACTATCCAGGTATTGCCCTAAAACATAAAATCGAAAAGTTGGTGGAATCTTttataaaatgaactttttaaacagttttttgtacctcctgtaaaattttcaaatttggacttacgaggtttctGCACGGGAGCGACCAAATGGTCTACCAatacttctcaaaaaattaccggtaatttaccaaaatcggTTATCACTAGacctataataataatttactaGAATCactgtatgtacctattttaccaaaattcatcatggaatttaccaaaataccaataatttaACAAAATGTTGTGAAATATCTACAATTTACTCAAATTGTAATAGCTATAATTATCCATACTACGTTATGGTAATATGGATGGGATGTATCACTTATAGGAATAGATCTAGGAAATATCACTATAGGTGATAGGAAATTGCCCGAGCCAGGGTTGTGGGATATTATCCGCTAAATAACTATTACATAATAGCTACCAATCGATGCCTGCGGTTGAGGAATCAACTGCTAACTACCACACCGATGCTTCAGATGCCCACCTCCCCCGCATTCCTACTACTGGGTGTGTCTCCTACTACTTACTTCCTGCTCGCGGAAACTAGAGCTTCACCACTGGGGGTGATAGGCGTACTATTATGCCACTTAAGTCATAATAGCCCTATCCATTACCTGGAGGGTACGAAACCACCTCACAAAGTCGTCATGGGGCTAGCCGGCGCAGGACCACTCCCACATGAGTCGTTTACACATCCGAAGATGTGCCCTAGTGCTGAATACAGCTTTCCCTAACCAGACTTGATGCAGTAATGTATCGCATCTCCCTAATAGACTTATCTTGTGAGGCGAACAAGGTATTTCACTAAATTCACGGCACTCCCTAATAGAACACACAGCTCTCGAACGGTGTAGTATCTTTAACCCAGCGACGATACGCGAAACGGCCAGTGGACGAACACCCGAATTGGCCAACAACGAACATTCGCCTTTCGCTTCACGTACGCGGCATTCCCTAAAGACCTGGGTCTGTAGACTATTCACGCGGCGGCGATCACGCAGAGCACAAACGCGGCACTCCCTATAAGACTATTTCCCTAACATTGCACCCCGAAGGGTACGCAAGTGTACTGAGACAGGCCACGGTGATGGAATTAACCATCAGACAACGACCACTAAAGCACATTGCCCTATGCCAGTTACACTGCCGAGACAGGCAATGAACATAACCGCAAACCACACCACATACAATGTCACCGCAGATGGCAACCTTGTAAAGGCGAGACAGCCCAACACACAAGGAATAGCACAACCACCAAGTCCTACTAGGCTACCGAGGAAGGCAACCTAGTAGGATCGAGACAGCTCAACTACTGACGTTCTAGTCTCTCGTAACCTCGCGCTTCGGCTCGGCTACTGCCACATAGCCACGCCCATCGGCGTTGCTAGTGGGAGCTAGACGCAGTGTTACCACTCATACGTAACCGTAAAGTACCGCATAAACATGCTTGGCCATAAAGTATAtcacaaaattaccagtaatttaataGGATTACAGagtttcaccaaaattaccaataattttctaaaatacaggtaattttcCAAAGCTACCACTATCAGTAACATACCAGAAAATCCGGGTAAATTTACAAAGATttttaggtacttaattgattcaaattatcagaaatttcttaaaatcatcagtaattcatcaaaattattagtaatttaccaaaattacgagtaatgtaccaaaattaccaatattttaccaaaattacccacttaagtaccagtaatttaacaaaattgctcatttaccaaaattatctgtaatttactaaaattactcgtaatttaccaaaattactctaatttaccaaaattaccctaatttaccaaaattaccctaattaccaaaattaccctaatttaccaaaattaccctaatttaccaaaattaccctaatttaccaaaattaccctaatttaccaaaattaccctaatttaccaaaattaccctaatttaccataattacccCAATTTACCAATTGCCCATTTACCAgaattatctgtaatttaccaaaattacctgtaatttaccaaattttatatttattggCGCAAGCTAGATAATATaatatataaattgaaaaaaaaattaccaaagttttccgtaatttaccaaattacctacttgtaatttaccaaaattacctgtaatttaccaaaattacctgtaatttaccaaaactacctgtaatttaccaaaattacctgtaatttaccaaaattaaccacTTACCAAAATTATCTGTAACtaaaatttgccagaaataTGTATGCCAAAAGCGATTAAAAGTtatcaaagtaggtaggtacgtacataataaaaattaccatcgaTTTATTAGTTGCTTAAAAgcagtaatgaaaaaaaaattgcatttgtAGGAACTCTGCAGAATTCTCAAGTTTGTAAAAGTCTGATTAGTCTGACAAAATGTCTACAAGTCATTGTACTTGGCAGCTCATATTGACTTCTGTTTCCAAGAAGTTATTAAAAAATGGACTTGAATCTACCAAGTGGGGCATAAATAATCCTAAATgacagatttttagaaaattatctcaaaattcgGTTTTTCATTCCTAAAAATCTTATACTTTGCTCACAAATTGGACTAACTCTTGCAACTCCACAGAATATTCGTGTGCAAGATAAAAGAGATGAACTTTCAATTTACTTAATACATATTGAAAATCTATAACAACACGTTTATTTCACttgaaatataatttctttACAAAACTAGTCACATAcaatttctcaacaaaaaaatactctttcaaaaatttaaaaaaaaaatgaataaaaaactcgttaaaaatatcaattagtGAAAATATTACttcataattatgaaaaattcgtacAAAATGATCAAGTTggagttgtttttttccaaaatcactcagatgattttttttttaaatataaattttaaaaaatttgaaaatttcagatctttTACTGGGACGAATTCCAGAATGAAACACATTAGTGCTGACGACCTAAATGTgcttaagtacatattatttactTGGCTAAAAACATCTGAGAAAAATAATGTTACACGCAATATTTACGTCCTCTAATAATCGTTTAGTTTTTCTCGTTGTATTAAAACACTGTTACTGGGAGCCAACAAACCGAAATTCTTATCAAATTCTATAGGAAACTTCATTTTAGGTGATACTTGATAAGAGAAATTTCTCAGTGCATAAATTAAACCCATTTTTACGTTGAGTTTGGCGAAACGtgctcctgaaaaaaaaaattcaaaagttgagaTGATTTAATTTTActagtaaaatttttattttgtggaATTCTTCGTGTTACCTATGCAGTATCTCGGTCCTTCTCCAAATGGCAAATATGTGAAATTCGGTCGCTTGGATTTCTCCTCTTCGGTAAAACGTTCTGGGCGAAATTCCTGCGGATTATCGTAGTATTTTTCGTCCGAATGTATTCCATAGACTGACACGATGATTGATGTTTCAGCCGGTATTACGACATCGGAATCGCGTATTTTGTAGTTTTGCGACGTTCTTCTGGATAATATTGATAGCGGTGGGTATTTTCGTAACGATTCTGGTCAACATATTCGAATGAGTGGTTAGGTTTTTAGGGGAGTGTATTGATGAGGAGAAGTCCCaactggcaaaaaatttcagatcagggctagaaaaatcaaattctggcGAATTTTTCTAGATAGTTACGAATGAATTTATTTCTGTCCTGTTCCCATTTTTGATTCTAG is from Planococcus citri chromosome 1, ihPlaCitr1.1, whole genome shotgun sequence and encodes:
- the LOC135841510 gene encoding probable cytochrome P450 6a23 isoform X1; translation: MFFFNSVILLLISSVLYLYWYLKKTYSFFEQHGIPYIKPTPLFGNMTDVILLRKSMAEGFADLYKKLEPHRFAGVFFGTKPMILIRDPDLIKDIWIKDFAYFSDRGWKIDQDLEPLSHHLFTMQNDDWRSLRIKLTNAFTTGKMKLMLPLVKACGEKLSEVIDQTQYDKFFDVKELSSRYTTDVIGNCAFGLQTNSLDDPNAEFIIMGKKLLQFRLRSLFRMFEFEMPQRLKRLLKITFFDLKTQDFFGDIVYKAIDYREKNNVKRNDLLDLLITLKNDYIFPKLDNTVEKEKSSQQFVNQNGSAREIKTDSKITNESLAAQAFIFYLAGFETSSTTLSYALMELSQNQHIQDKVRQEIIDVISASDGQLTYDGLKQMTYTDMVIQETLRKYPSAAVLFRRTVKNYKVADSKVVIPAATPIVLSNYGLHMDEKYFDNPQEFRPERFSEEEKSKRQNYTYLPFGEGPRYCIGARFAKIIVKVGLIYALWHYTYRISSEMKFPIKYDKNFGLLTPNNSILLQREKLRT
- the LOC135841510 gene encoding cytochrome P450 6k1-like isoform X6, which translates into the protein MGFADLYKKLEPHRFAGVFFGTKPMILIRDPDLIKDIWIKDFAYFSDRGWKIDQDLEPLSHHLFTMQNDDWRSLRIKLTNAFTTGKMKLMLPLVKACGEKLSEVIDQTQYDKFFDVKELSSRYTTDVIGNCAFGLQTNSLDDPNAEFIIMGKKLLQFRLRSLFRMFEFEMPQRLKRLLKITFFDLKTQDFFGDIVYKAIDYREKNNVKRNDLLDLLITLKNDYIFPKLDNTVEKEKSSQQFVNQNGSAREIKTDSKITNESLAAQAFIFYLAGFETSSTTLSYALMELSQNQHIQDKVRQEIIDVISASDGQLTYDGLKQMTYTDMVIQETLRKYPSAAVLFRRTVKNYKVADSKVVIPAATPIVLSNYGLHMDEKYFDNPQEFRPERFSEEEKSKRQNYTYLPFGEGPRYCIGARFAKIIVKVGLIYALWHYTYRISSEMKFPIKYDKNFGLLTPNNSILLQREKLRT
- the LOC135841510 gene encoding cytochrome P450 6k1-like isoform X3, producing MFFFNSVILLLISSVLYLYWYLKKTYSFFEQHGIPYIKPTPLFGNMTDVILLRKSMAEGFADLYKKLEPHRFAGVFFGTKPMILIRDPDLIKDIWIKDFAYFSDRGWKIDQDLEPLSHHLFTMQNDDWRSLRIKLTNAFTTGKMKLMLPLVKACGEKLSEVIDQTQYDKFFDVKELSSRYTTDVIGNCAFGLQTNSLDDPNAEFIIMGKKLLQFRLRSLFRMFEFEMPQRLKRLLKITFFDLKTQDFFGDIVYKAIDYREKNNVKRNDLLDLLITLKNDYIFPKLDNTVEKEKSSQQFVNQNGSAREIKTDSKITNESLAAQAFIFYLAGFETSSTTLSYALMELSQNQHIQDKVRQEIIDVISASDGQLTYDGLKQMTYTDMVIQETLRKYPSAAVLFRRTVKNYKVADSKVVIPAATPIVLSNYGLHMDEKYFDNPQEFRPERFSEEEKSKRQNYTYLPFGEGPRYCIGNTAFTQE
- the LOC135841510 gene encoding cytochrome P450 6k1-like isoform X4 — translated: MMNFGKIGFADLYKKLEPHRFAGVFFGTKPMILIRDPDLIKDIWIKDFAYFSDRGWKIDQDLEPLSHHLFTMQNDDWRSLRIKLTNAFTTGKMKLMLPLVKACGEKLSEVIDQTQYDKFFDVKELSSRYTTDVIGNCAFGLQTNSLDDPNAEFIIMGKKLLQFRLRSLFRMFEFEMPQRLKRLLKITFFDLKTQDFFGDIVYKAIDYREKNNVKRNDLLDLLITLKNDYIFPKLDNTVEKEKSSQQFVNQNGSAREIKTDSKITNESLAAQAFIFYLAGFETSSTTLSYALMELSQNQHIQDKVRQEIIDVISASDGQLTYDGLKQMTYTDMVIQETLRKYPSAAVLFRRTVKNYKVADSKVVIPAATPIVLSNYGLHMDEKYFDNPQEFRPERFSEEEKSKRQNYTYLPFGEGPRYCIGARFAKIIVKVGLIYALWHYTYRISSEMKFPIKYDKNFGLLTPNNSILLQREKLRT
- the LOC135841510 gene encoding cytochrome P450 6k1-like isoform X5, whose protein sequence is MSGFADLYKKLEPHRFAGVFFGTKPMILIRDPDLIKDIWIKDFAYFSDRGWKIDQDLEPLSHHLFTMQNDDWRSLRIKLTNAFTTGKMKLMLPLVKACGEKLSEVIDQTQYDKFFDVKELSSRYTTDVIGNCAFGLQTNSLDDPNAEFIIMGKKLLQFRLRSLFRMFEFEMPQRLKRLLKITFFDLKTQDFFGDIVYKAIDYREKNNVKRNDLLDLLITLKNDYIFPKLDNTVEKEKSSQQFVNQNGSAREIKTDSKITNESLAAQAFIFYLAGFETSSTTLSYALMELSQNQHIQDKVRQEIIDVISASDGQLTYDGLKQMTYTDMVIQETLRKYPSAAVLFRRTVKNYKVADSKVVIPAATPIVLSNYGLHMDEKYFDNPQEFRPERFSEEEKSKRQNYTYLPFGEGPRYCIGARFAKIIVKVGLIYALWHYTYRISSEMKFPIKYDKNFGLLTPNNSILLQREKLRT
- the LOC135841510 gene encoding cytochrome P450 6k1-like isoform X7, giving the protein MILIRDPDLIKDIWIKDFAYFSDRGWKIDQDLEPLSHHLFTMQNDDWRSLRIKLTNAFTTGKMKLMLPLVKACGEKLSEVIDQTQYDKFFDVKELSSRYTTDVIGNCAFGLQTNSLDDPNAEFIIMGKKLLQFRLRSLFRMFEFEMPQRLKRLLKITFFDLKTQDFFGDIVYKAIDYREKNNVKRNDLLDLLITLKNDYIFPKLDNTVEKEKSSQQFVNQNGSAREIKTDSKITNESLAAQAFIFYLAGFETSSTTLSYALMELSQNQHIQDKVRQEIIDVISASDGQLTYDGLKQMTYTDMVIQETLRKYPSAAVLFRRTVKNYKVADSKVVIPAATPIVLSNYGLHMDEKYFDNPQEFRPERFSEEEKSKRQNYTYLPFGEGPRYCIGARFAKIIVKVGLIYALWHYTYRISSEMKFPIKYDKNFGLLTPNNSILLQREKLRT
- the LOC135841510 gene encoding cytochrome P450 6k1-like isoform X2, which translates into the protein MAHNFDLYRSFSSIFCTILTMGFADLYKKLEPHRFAGVFFGTKPMILIRDPDLIKDIWIKDFAYFSDRGWKIDQDLEPLSHHLFTMQNDDWRSLRIKLTNAFTTGKMKLMLPLVKACGEKLSEVIDQTQYDKFFDVKELSSRYTTDVIGNCAFGLQTNSLDDPNAEFIIMGKKLLQFRLRSLFRMFEFEMPQRLKRLLKITFFDLKTQDFFGDIVYKAIDYREKNNVKRNDLLDLLITLKNDYIFPKLDNTVEKEKSSQQFVNQNGSAREIKTDSKITNESLAAQAFIFYLAGFETSSTTLSYALMELSQNQHIQDKVRQEIIDVISASDGQLTYDGLKQMTYTDMVIQETLRKYPSAAVLFRRTVKNYKVADSKVVIPAATPIVLSNYGLHMDEKYFDNPQEFRPERFSEEEKSKRQNYTYLPFGEGPRYCIGARFAKIIVKVGLIYALWHYTYRISSEMKFPIKYDKNFGLLTPNNSILLQREKLRT